From Falco cherrug isolate bFalChe1 chromosome 4, bFalChe1.pri, whole genome shotgun sequence, one genomic window encodes:
- the EEF2K gene encoding eukaryotic elongation factor 2 kinase isoform X5 — translation MGEAALGKKTMSASEFLITCGLFFPFDLNAGIFREQKKLSNFLHTQNWKGAYNYVAKQYIESVGRDVYFEDVRLQMEAKLWGEEYNRHKPPKQVDIVQTCIIEMKNRPGKPLFHLEHYIEGKYIKYNSNSGFVRDDNIRLTPQAFSHFTFERSGHQLIIVDIQGVGDLYTDPQIHTENGTDFGDGNLGVRGMALFFHSHFCNKICKSMGLAQFDLSSKEKDALDCNKKLIESAQTILRGTEEKCGSSRVRTVSGSRPPLLFRLSENSGDESMSDIAFDSLPCSPSSATPHSQKMDMLNWPVFNEVDNLVHKDYDQLDNQRDSENGGDSGYPSEKRSELEDLDHRERGHSNNNRRHESDEDSLGSCARVSVEKWNLYNSSRVHIHRPSCVAQEIQRLNALELEKKIGRSVLGKVHLAMVRYHEAGRFCEKDKEWDQESALFHLERAADCGELEAIVGLGLMCSQLPHHILSEVTLEDTRENRNKGFDYLMRAAEAGDRPSMILVARAYDTGINLGSDRVQDWKEALYWYNAALNMTDYDEGGEYDGTQDEPRYLLLAREAEMLMMGGFQLNKDPQRSGELYTEAAEAAMEAMKGRLANQYYQKAEEAWAMMEE, via the exons GCTGGCATCTTCCGTGAACA GAAAAAGCTGTCCAACTTCTTACACACACAGAACTGGAAAGGTGCTTATAACTATGTTGCCAAGCAATACATAGAGAGCGTGGGTAGGGATGTGTATTTTGAGGATGTCCGACTTCAGATGGAAGCAAAACTCTGGGGAGAAGAGTACAACCGGCACAAGCCACCAAAACAG gTGGATATAGTACAGACCTGTATTATTGAAATGAAGAACAGACCTGGAAAGCCTCTCTTTCATTTGGAACACTACATTGAGGGCAAATACATCAAATATAACtcaaattctggttttgtgcgAGACGACAACATTCGTCTTACTCCGCAA GCCTTTAGTCACTTCACCTTTGAACGCTCAGGACACCAACTCATTATTGTTGATATCCAGGGAGTTGGAGATCTTTACACAGACCCTCAGATCCATACAGAGAACGGTACAGATTTTGGAGATGGCAACCTAG GTGTTCGAGGTATGGCCTTGTTCTTTCATTCTCATTTCTGCAACAAGATTTGCAAAAGCATGGGTCTTGCACAATTTGATCTTTCATCCAAAGAGAAAGATGCCTTGGATTGTAATAAAAAATTGATT GAATCTGCTCAAACGATTCTCCGtggcacagaggaaaaatgtggCAGCAGCCGGGTGAGAACTGTCTCTGGTAGTCGGCCTCCTCTGCTCTTCCGCCTGTCTGAAAACTCTGGAGATGAAAGCATGAGCGACATAGCATTTGACTCTCTACCCTGCTCTCCTTCCTCAGCAACTCCTCACAGCCAGAAGATGGACATGCTTA ATTGGCCTGTGTTCAATGAAGTAGATAACTTGGTTCACAAAGACTATGATCAGCTTGATAACCAAAGG GATTCTGAAAATGGTGGAGACAGTGGGTATCCCAGTGAAAAAAGAAGTGAACTAGAAGATCTGGATCATAGAGAGAGG GGCCATTCAAACAACAACCGAAGACATGAATCTGATGAAGACAGTTTGGGAAGCTGTGCAAGG GTCAGTGTGGAGAAATGGAATCTCTACAACTCTTCCAGAGTCCACATCCACAGACCATCCTGTGTTGCCCAAGAAATTCAGAGGCTCAATGCACTagaacttgaaaagaaaattgggaGGTCAGTCCTTGGGAAG GTTCATTTGGCCATGGTTCGCTATCATGAAGCTGGGCGTTTCTGTGAGAAGGACAAGGAATGGGATCAGGAGTCAGCCCTGTTTCACCTCGAGCGTGCTGCAGACTGTggggagctggaagccatcGTGGGATTAGGACTCATGTGCTCTCAGCTGCCACATCACATTCTTTCTGAGGTCACTCTGGAG GACACGAGggagaacagaaataaaggaTTTGATTACTTGATgagagcagcagaagctggagaCCGACCTTCCATGATTCTGGTGGCAAGAGCATACGATACAGGCATAAATCTTGGTTCAGACAG agTACAGGATTGGAAGGAGGCGCTGTACTGGTACAACGCTGCACTGAACATGACCGACTACGATGAGGGAGGTGAATATGATGGCACTCAGGACGAGCCCCGGTATCTGCTCCTGGCCAGGGAGGCAGAGATGTTAATGATGGGAGGGTTCCAATTGAATAAGGATCCACAGAGATCAG GTGAGCTGTacacagaggcagcagaagcagcgATGGAAGCCATGAAAGGCAGACTGGCAAATCAGTACTaccaaaaagcagaagaggctTGGGCGATGATGGAAGAATAA
- the EEF2K gene encoding eukaryotic elongation factor 2 kinase isoform X4, whose product MPDPWAEFHLEDIETEHATRYRYNAVTGDWVEDEVLIKMASQPFGRGAMRECFRTKKLSNFLHTQNWKGAYNYVAKQYIESVGRDVYFEDVRLQMEAKLWGEEYNRHKPPKQVDIVQTCIIEMKNRPGKPLFHLEHYIEGKYIKYNSNSGFVRDDNIRLTPQAFSHFTFERSGHQLIIVDIQGVGDLYTDPQIHTENGTDFGDGNLGVRGMALFFHSHFCNKICKSMGLAQFDLSSKEKDALDCNKKLIESAQTILRGTEEKCGSSRVRTVSGSRPPLLFRLSENSGDESMSDIAFDSLPCSPSSATPHSQKMDMLNWPVFNEVDNLVHKDYDQLDNQRDSENGGDSGYPSEKRSELEDLDHRERGHSNNNRRHESDEDSLGSCARVSVEKWNLYNSSRVHIHRPSCVAQEIQRLNALELEKKIGRSVLGKVHLAMVRYHEAGRFCEKDKEWDQESALFHLERAADCGELEAIVGLGLMCSQLPHHILSEVTLEDTRENRNKGFDYLMRAAEAGDRPSMILVARAYDTGINLGSDRVQDWKEALYWYNAALNMTDYDEGGEYDGTQDEPRYLLLAREAEMLMMGGFQLNKDPQRSGELYTEAAEAAMEAMKGRLANQYYQKAEEAWAMMEE is encoded by the exons GAAAAAGCTGTCCAACTTCTTACACACACAGAACTGGAAAGGTGCTTATAACTATGTTGCCAAGCAATACATAGAGAGCGTGGGTAGGGATGTGTATTTTGAGGATGTCCGACTTCAGATGGAAGCAAAACTCTGGGGAGAAGAGTACAACCGGCACAAGCCACCAAAACAG gTGGATATAGTACAGACCTGTATTATTGAAATGAAGAACAGACCTGGAAAGCCTCTCTTTCATTTGGAACACTACATTGAGGGCAAATACATCAAATATAACtcaaattctggttttgtgcgAGACGACAACATTCGTCTTACTCCGCAA GCCTTTAGTCACTTCACCTTTGAACGCTCAGGACACCAACTCATTATTGTTGATATCCAGGGAGTTGGAGATCTTTACACAGACCCTCAGATCCATACAGAGAACGGTACAGATTTTGGAGATGGCAACCTAG GTGTTCGAGGTATGGCCTTGTTCTTTCATTCTCATTTCTGCAACAAGATTTGCAAAAGCATGGGTCTTGCACAATTTGATCTTTCATCCAAAGAGAAAGATGCCTTGGATTGTAATAAAAAATTGATT GAATCTGCTCAAACGATTCTCCGtggcacagaggaaaaatgtggCAGCAGCCGGGTGAGAACTGTCTCTGGTAGTCGGCCTCCTCTGCTCTTCCGCCTGTCTGAAAACTCTGGAGATGAAAGCATGAGCGACATAGCATTTGACTCTCTACCCTGCTCTCCTTCCTCAGCAACTCCTCACAGCCAGAAGATGGACATGCTTA ATTGGCCTGTGTTCAATGAAGTAGATAACTTGGTTCACAAAGACTATGATCAGCTTGATAACCAAAGG GATTCTGAAAATGGTGGAGACAGTGGGTATCCCAGTGAAAAAAGAAGTGAACTAGAAGATCTGGATCATAGAGAGAGG GGCCATTCAAACAACAACCGAAGACATGAATCTGATGAAGACAGTTTGGGAAGCTGTGCAAGG GTCAGTGTGGAGAAATGGAATCTCTACAACTCTTCCAGAGTCCACATCCACAGACCATCCTGTGTTGCCCAAGAAATTCAGAGGCTCAATGCACTagaacttgaaaagaaaattgggaGGTCAGTCCTTGGGAAG GTTCATTTGGCCATGGTTCGCTATCATGAAGCTGGGCGTTTCTGTGAGAAGGACAAGGAATGGGATCAGGAGTCAGCCCTGTTTCACCTCGAGCGTGCTGCAGACTGTggggagctggaagccatcGTGGGATTAGGACTCATGTGCTCTCAGCTGCCACATCACATTCTTTCTGAGGTCACTCTGGAG GACACGAGggagaacagaaataaaggaTTTGATTACTTGATgagagcagcagaagctggagaCCGACCTTCCATGATTCTGGTGGCAAGAGCATACGATACAGGCATAAATCTTGGTTCAGACAG agTACAGGATTGGAAGGAGGCGCTGTACTGGTACAACGCTGCACTGAACATGACCGACTACGATGAGGGAGGTGAATATGATGGCACTCAGGACGAGCCCCGGTATCTGCTCCTGGCCAGGGAGGCAGAGATGTTAATGATGGGAGGGTTCCAATTGAATAAGGATCCACAGAGATCAG GTGAGCTGTacacagaggcagcagaagcagcgATGGAAGCCATGAAAGGCAGACTGGCAAATCAGTACTaccaaaaagcagaagaggctTGGGCGATGATGGAAGAATAA